The nucleotide window AAATAGCTCTACTAAATTGGTCAAGAGACAGTCATTTATGGAAAGACAATGTTGTGTTAATTGACCCCAAGCCTAAAAATCCAGCCAAACCCTACAAAATTTCTTATGTTTCTAGTGCTGTAAGAATTGCTGTAAATCGGGCAAAAACACATCTAGGATGGATGTAAAGTGTGCCTTTAGCTATTTTAGAGGGAGTCGATCGCCCTAAATTCTCCCTCCTAAAACTTCTACTGATTTTCCAAACGCTTCTCTTCCTCCGTTAACGGCAAATTTAAGCGCTTTTTCAGATAAGCAGTCATCCGCATCACGCTATTTGACCCTTGGGACAGTTGACCCTTGAAAATCACCCTCCCTTCCCAGTCTAAATGCGATCGCGACCAATCGACTTGCCGTAAGGGATCCAGATGGTCTTGCCAGGTGTCTGGATAAGTCCTGAGTAACGTGGCACCCACTGCGCCTAACCCGATTAAGGCGATCGCCTGAGTATGCAGGTAATCTCGCCGAATCTCATAGGCACTAACTTTGCGGTCTAATACAAGTTGCCAATCTGGAATATGCCGACTGACTGCATTCCAGTAATCGACTGCCTGTTTGATTTGTGCTTCCAGGGGTTCCCCTTGCCAGTCTGCCAATAATGTCAAGGTTGCCTGACAAATATGGGGGAGTATAAACAGTTTACCAGACCGGGTGCTTAAATGACTGCGTTCGGTTTCCGTCAGGGTGCGGAATACCTCCACTTGCTGATATACTCCTCTCCCTAATGCCGCTTTGTCATCGCGATGGTCATACAGCAAGTTTAAGGCAGGGTCCGATCGCACCGGGTAGCGGTTGAGGTCACTAAAAATTTGCTGCGATCGCTTCAAACCCACATCCAGAAACAAAATCAGGGGAATCGTTTCATACCCCAAATCCGGATTCTGCTTCAATGCCGATTCAAATGCCACCCGCCGATGTTGACCGTCATTGATGGTAAATCGCGCATCCATCGGCACTCGCAAGCGTCCGATTTTTCGCCCTTCCGCTTCGGTTCCCAGGGGTTCAAAGGTGATATCCGCATCAATAGAGGCGGTAATCGCCGAGATAGTATAACTGCGGGGATTATCCAAAATATATTGGGTAATTTGCGGCACCCTTGTCCGATTCAGCGATCGCCTCCCCCGACTTTCTGGCGGCGTTTCCACCTGTTCCAGGGGGAACAGTTTCGGCAGGAGTCGCAGGGGACACATGGACACATAGTATTCCCGTCCCGCCTGTATTCCCCGAACGACAGGTAAAACATATTCAAACGCGGTATTTAGCACGATCGCCCTCCCGGTATGTGCGGTAGATGGTATCCCACTGGCAACTCCCCCTTTTATTTTAGACTGCTCTTGACGAATCAAGATTAATATGTTATAAGCAAACCGGATTTAATCCCTTTGTTTTAGTAAAGCACAAAAAGTTTTTAAAAACCAGCTTTTTAGCAAAATAGTTAAAACCCTTACGGGGAAAGGGTTTGAGAAAGGGTGGGTCAGTCTGGGAAGTTTCCTGCTATGTTTAAGGATGTGCCTATCGATGTGAACGTCCTCATGAACCCTCCCCGGAAACCAGCAACGGACCTTGCCAATAAAATCCTGGAACAGGAAAACAGCGATCGCGAAGCGTTGGCGTTATTGCTGGATCGCCATCTCTCCCGTAGCGATCGCCTCCTGGTTCAGAAAACCCAGATGGGGAATACCGAGGCATTTATTGGATCCGTCACCTTAGAATGGTTAAGCAGTCGGGTTCGTTTCGCCTCCCAACTGCCACTCTTTCAGAAAAAGTATGACCCCCAAACCGATAATGTTGTCCGGGACCGGGAAACCATTGACGAACTGCTACAACGTCCCCTAGATTGGTCCCGCCAAGCAGCTTTGACCCTGTATTTAGTGGCACGAAAAAACCATAAATTTCCGGCATTGTTGGTCGTACAAAGTCCGGCGTGGGTGGATAATCCCGATGCGCCAGAGTGGGATAAAACTGGGCGATCGCGTCAATCTAGTTGTGACTTCATTTCCTTAGACAAAGACAACACCATCGGACTCTTAGAACTGTCTGAAAAAATTGCAATTTTTGCCTTAGATGGTCAACATCGACTGATGGGAGTCCAGGGATTAATGGAACTGATTAAAACCGGACGACTCCAACGCTATAACAAAAACAAAAAACCCGTAGGTGCGGCAATTACCATCGATGATTTAAAAGAGCAATATCAAGTCGAATCGGCACATCTGCAAAAATTAGCCTCCGAAAGAATCGGCATCGAATTCATTCCCGCAGTCTTGGAAGGAGAAACACGAGATGAAGCAAGGCGGAGGGTTCGGTCGATTTTCGTTCATGTTAACCTGATGGCCGTCAACCTGAGTAAAGGACAACTCGCGGTCCTGAATGAAGATGACGGATTTTCAATTATAGCGCGGAAAGTTGCGGTCACTCATCCCTTATTGAAAGAACAAAAGAAACGGAATGCGCGGGTGAATTGGGATAGTGCTACGGTTGCTGCTAAATCAACGGTTTTAACTACCCTTCAGGCGCTTAAGGATATGTCCGAACGCTACTTGGGCCCGAAGTTTCCCCAGTGGCAACCTGCGAATAAAAAAGGATTTATTCCGATTCGTCCAGAAGATGACGAACTAGAGGAAGGTTTACGGGAATTTGAAGCATTATTTGATGGATTATCCAGCTTAGTCAGCTATCAGCAACTTGAATCGGGAACCGAAACTCCAGAAATGCGCCGATTTAGTCATGAAAAAGGCAACGGCGATGGGAATTTACTCTTTCGTCCCATTGGACAAATTGCCTTAGCGCAAGCGATGGGAATTTTAGTGTTTGAGAAAGGGTTTTCCCTGAAAGAGTTGATTGAGAAGTTGCAGGAATTTGATGTGGATGGGGGATTTAGTGGGATGGAATATCCCCGGTCCCTTTGGTATGGGGTGTTGTATGACCCGAGTAAAAGGCGGGTGTTAGTTTCGGGTCGGGATTTAGCGGCGAAATTGTTAGTTTATATTTTAGGGGGAATTGAGGATGATTATGAACGCGCCAATCTTCGCAAAGCGTTAGCGGATGCGCGTACTTTTGAAGGGAAAGCAGTCAGTTTTGAGGGAAAATTTGTGAAACCGAAGGAGGTGGGTTTGCCGGAGGTTTTGTAAAGAATTGTTCCCTAAGCTACCACTGTCCCTGGGGAGGCGTGATATAATTTCTGCTTAATTCAGGAATAAGGGCAGATTATGTCAATAACTAAGCGGTGTCTTGCAGAGTTCATTGGAACGTTTTGGTTGGTCTTTGGGGGATGTGGCAGTGCAGTGCTTGCGGCCTCTTTCCCCGATTCAAACAATGCTTTGGGAATCGGACTCTTGGGGGTGTCCCTGGCATTTGGGTTAACGGTGATGACGATGGCATACGCGATCGGTCACATTTCGGGGTGTCACTTGAATCCAGCGGTTTCCCTGGGTTTATGGGTGGGAAAACGGTTTCCAAAAACCGATCTCGTGCCTTATATCAGCGCGCAAATCGGTGGGGGGATTTTTGCTGGGGGACTTCTTTATCTGATTGCCAGTGGTAAACCTGGATTTACTCTCATGGATGGATTTGCCGCGAATGGTTATGGAGTACATTCTCCCGGTGGCTATTCAATGTTAGCCGCTTTGGTGACTGAATTTGTCTTGACCTTCATGTTTTTGTTTGTGATTATGGGAGTAACCGATCGCCGGGCTCCTCAAGGTTTCGCACCCGTGGCGATCGGGTTAGCATTGACCCTGATTCATTTAATTGGCATTCCCGTTACTAATCTTTCAGTCAATCCTGCACGCAGTATCGGACCTGCAGTCTTTGTCGGGGGTTGGGCGATGGCACAACTCTGGTTATTCTTGTTAGCACCCCTGGCCGGTGCCGCTTGTGCTGGACTTGTCTATTCCACACTGGTGGGTGATGTCAAACTGCGGCGCATGAAGCTAAAAATCTAATTAATTTTGTGAGTGTTTGTGAGTGTTTGTGTTTGTGTGATAAATATGGAAACCCGCTTTTTGAAAGCGGGTTTTTTAATCCCTAACCGAGTTTTTAAAAGCGGTCATTTTATATATCAACTGCAAAACTCCTGGATTTACAAAAATCGACTGAGGTCAAAATCATCGGGTTCTGAGGTGGTTTTTTTGAAGCGTTCTGAGAGGAGAATGAGAAGGATTCGTTCGGTATAGTCTACAGCACCCCGTAACTCTTCGCGGAGGATTTCTAGGCCGCCGTTGGCATATTCTTCAAAGATATGCGCGCGTTTTTCTTCAGAATCGGGGTCGTTGGGGGCGATAATTTTGGAGTCTTTGGTTTCGGCGATCGCCAGCAATTTAATCACCAAATCATATCCTTTCGTGACAAAGGTATCGATGTCTATTGGACCCGGTTCGGTTTTAGAAATTGCGCCGAGGGGAACTCGTTTTTTGCGTTTTGCACCCAAGGCGGCAGCAAAAACGAGAACATCAGTAAAGTGACGAAATACGCCGGTTTTGTTGTCCGATGAGGTTAAGGAGGTGACTAAATCTGCTTTATCTTTGGCAACCTTAATTCGATATGCACCCATTGCGATCGGCCTGTGTTTTATTGAACAGTGAACAGGTTTCAGGAAGCAACGCCCCCATCTTGTTAAGATAGCACAGATGGGGGCATTTTCATCGTGGGAAAATCATCATTTTAGGGTCCGACTCGATAAACCCCCACATCATCAATGATAAATTCAGTGGAATTTTGACCATCTGTATTCCCCGTAGAAAAGAACAAATAGTCCAAATTATCAAACTTAAATCCATAAGGGGTATAAGTCGCAGCAGCAGACTGAGAACCGGCGCGAAAGGTGAGTAAATCTCTCGGAGTTAAATCATCAACCCCCGGACTGGCATAGTAACTAATTGAACCATCTGGATTGAATGCCATGCCAAGAGTCCACCATCCAGTATTGGTAAATTTTTGTTCACTAGCATTGACATCTACCCCTTCATTATTGGCCCGAACCACCCAGCGAAAAGAGCGACGACCACTACTTTCTTTGTCCATCCAAATCCAAATTCCGGGCCAATAATCTGCTAATTGACCATCCGGTTTACGTCCAGTGGCACCGACGCGAAAACCAATATGATATCCACCCATATCGTGCCATTCATTCAGGGGAGGTAAATAAATTCGCGTCACCACACTCAACCCAGAACCGAGAGGAACATCCCCGATGGTTTTTCCGGGAATAATATTCAGTAAATCATCTTGCTGAATTGTCCCTTCCGTAATATTAGGAGTGCCAGAATTTGTAGTTCTTAGACGCAAGGAATATTGACTTCCGGGTATGCCTCCGGGTGGGGTTCTGACTTGTTCGACAATATCCGGATGTCCCCGAGTCGGTCCCTCGATCCACCTGCCATTGACAGAAACGCTAGTGGGAGCATTCCCGGCATGGATCACTTCA belongs to Laspinema palackyanum D2c and includes:
- the dndB gene encoding DNA sulfur modification protein DndB; amino-acid sequence: MIRQEQSKIKGGVASGIPSTAHTGRAIVLNTAFEYVLPVVRGIQAGREYYVSMCPLRLLPKLFPLEQVETPPESRGRRSLNRTRVPQITQYILDNPRSYTISAITASIDADITFEPLGTEAEGRKIGRLRVPMDARFTINDGQHRRVAFESALKQNPDLGYETIPLILFLDVGLKRSQQIFSDLNRYPVRSDPALNLLYDHRDDKAALGRGVYQQVEVFRTLTETERSHLSTRSGKLFILPHICQATLTLLADWQGEPLEAQIKQAVDYWNAVSRHIPDWQLVLDRKVSAYEIRRDYLHTQAIALIGLGAVGATLLRTYPDTWQDHLDPLRQVDWSRSHLDWEGRVIFKGQLSQGSNSVMRMTAYLKKRLNLPLTEEEKRLENQ
- a CDS encoding DGQHR domain-containing protein yields the protein MNPPRKPATDLANKILEQENSDREALALLLDRHLSRSDRLLVQKTQMGNTEAFIGSVTLEWLSSRVRFASQLPLFQKKYDPQTDNVVRDRETIDELLQRPLDWSRQAALTLYLVARKNHKFPALLVVQSPAWVDNPDAPEWDKTGRSRQSSCDFISLDKDNTIGLLELSEKIAIFALDGQHRLMGVQGLMELIKTGRLQRYNKNKKPVGAAITIDDLKEQYQVESAHLQKLASERIGIEFIPAVLEGETRDEARRRVRSIFVHVNLMAVNLSKGQLAVLNEDDGFSIIARKVAVTHPLLKEQKKRNARVNWDSATVAAKSTVLTTLQALKDMSERYLGPKFPQWQPANKKGFIPIRPEDDELEEGLREFEALFDGLSSLVSYQQLESGTETPEMRRFSHEKGNGDGNLLFRPIGQIALAQAMGILVFEKGFSLKELIEKLQEFDVDGGFSGMEYPRSLWYGVLYDPSKRRVLVSGRDLAAKLLVYILGGIEDDYERANLRKALADARTFEGKAVSFEGKFVKPKEVGLPEVL
- the aqpZ gene encoding aquaporin Z, translated to MSITKRCLAEFIGTFWLVFGGCGSAVLAASFPDSNNALGIGLLGVSLAFGLTVMTMAYAIGHISGCHLNPAVSLGLWVGKRFPKTDLVPYISAQIGGGIFAGGLLYLIASGKPGFTLMDGFAANGYGVHSPGGYSMLAALVTEFVLTFMFLFVIMGVTDRRAPQGFAPVAIGLALTLIHLIGIPVTNLSVNPARSIGPAVFVGGWAMAQLWLFLLAPLAGAACAGLVYSTLVGDVKLRRMKLKI
- a CDS encoding DNA phosphorothioation-associated protein 4, with translation MGAYRIKVAKDKADLVTSLTSSDNKTGVFRHFTDVLVFAAALGAKRKKRVPLGAISKTEPGPIDIDTFVTKGYDLVIKLLAIAETKDSKIIAPNDPDSEEKRAHIFEEYANGGLEILREELRGAVDYTERILLILLSERFKKTTSEPDDFDLSRFL